TTTTTTTCAAACACTACAGGAAAGGGTCTGTGGTGTTTTTTTATTTTCTGATAAAGGAGCGGAACGGTAGATGACGAAGGCACAGATTGGTGTCAAGCTTGCTACGGGTGAAGATGCAGAAGCATTGCTAGCATTGGAGGTTAGAAATCGGGAGTTCTTCCAAGGGTTTGCTGGGAAAAGACAAGCGTCTTCTTATACGCTTGCTGGGCAACAAAACAGAGTAGAAAAGGCAGTCGATGAAGCTGAAAAAGACGAAGGCTACTTGTTTCTCATTCGCTTGCAAGAGACGAAGGAAGTTATCGGTGAAGTTGCATTAACGGAGGTGCAGCGGGGGCCATTGCAAAGTTGTTGGATCGGTTATTTCCTCGACCAAGCGCACAATGGCAAAGGCTATATGACCGAAGCAGTTCGACAGGTTGTGGAAGTCGCCTTTCAAACCTTGCAATTTCACCGGATTGAAGCTGGGGTGATGCCTCACAACCTCGCCTCAATGAAAGTTCTCTTGAAAGCAGGTTTTCATAAGGAAGGGATTGCGCGGCAAAATGTTTGTATTAATGGAGAGTGGAAAGACCATCAGACGCTCGCCATCATTAATGAGCCGAAGGAATTACGAGACGAGGCGAAGAAGCCGATGGTCGAATCTAACTTTAAATTGATTCCAGCGGATACACTGGTATTTTTACTGTCTGGGCAAGCCGGAACAGATGCAAACGGTGAGGTGCCGGAGGGTGTAGAAGCACAGCTAGTCAATGCTTTAATGAACAGTAAAGAAATACTGACGAGCGAGAATGCCTCAATGAACCACATCCTAAAGGTGAATATTTGGGCAACAGAGCGATTGGACAAAGCAGTTTTTCAAAGACATTGGCAAAGTTTTTATGAGGACAGCCCACCAGCCATGACATTAGGCTACGTATCTGAACTAGCGGATTCAGCAACAAAAGTTGAGATTGAAGTATGGGCTGCTCGGTAAGCAGAGTAACGAATACGGAAACTGAGGGCGGGAAACGATTTTCGCCCTCGCTTCTACGAAGCTGTTATGCTAGCTGAGCGTAACCTCAGGTGAACATAAAGTTATTTAATGCTGCTCTGTTTTTTAAATTATGCTCAGAATCTCTCACTGATCTTAGCCAGACTAGGTGGAAGGTGAGCGCAGGCACGGAAAAAATTATTTTATGAGAGGATAGGCAAGACTTGGAAGGGTGAACGCGAGCATTAATTGACCAAGGTGAAACAAGCCGTTTTCAGCGAA
The window above is part of the Litoribacterium kuwaitense genome. Proteins encoded here:
- a CDS encoding GNAT family N-acetyltransferase — translated: MTKAQIGVKLATGEDAEALLALEVRNREFFQGFAGKRQASSYTLAGQQNRVEKAVDEAEKDEGYLFLIRLQETKEVIGEVALTEVQRGPLQSCWIGYFLDQAHNGKGYMTEAVRQVVEVAFQTLQFHRIEAGVMPHNLASMKVLLKAGFHKEGIARQNVCINGEWKDHQTLAIINEPKELRDEAKKPMVESNFKLIPADTLVFLLSGQAGTDANGEVPEGVEAQLVNALMNSKEILTSENASMNHILKVNIWATERLDKAVFQRHWQSFYEDSPPAMTLGYVSELADSATKVEIEVWAAR